A section of the Portunus trituberculatus isolate SZX2019 chromosome 20, ASM1759143v1, whole genome shotgun sequence genome encodes:
- the LOC123506572 gene encoding cuticle protein CP1243-like → MKLLVAMCLMAAGVSASYGPAGIVHPDGRLEQLTREQAENIAVVGDSGVTFHDGSHIQFNRDAALHHAGIVPPMPVPVMLAKPGLYGATGIVMPDGGNVQFTYDQAANIAVIGPSGVVKFDGKNVQLNDEGLPSRKKREVLLEGPSGVLFKDGQFKPLPRGVSIVLLTKSGAVFSNGDNVQFSK, encoded by the exons ATGAAGCTTTTG GTAGCGATGTGCCTGATGGCAGCGGGCGTCAGCGCCTCATATGGGCCAGCCGGAATTGTTCATCCTGATGGGAGGCTGGAGCAGCTCACCCGCGAACAGGCTGAAAACATCGCCGTCGTCGGGGACTCTGGAGTGACTTTCCACGACGGGTCACACATTCAGTTCAACCGCGATGCCGCCTTGCACCATGCTGGTATCGTGCCACCCATGCCCGTGCCTGTCATGTTGGCAAAACCAGGTCTTTACGGCGCTACTGGCATCGTTATGCCAGATGGCGGGAATGTGCAGTTCACATATGATCAAGCTGCAAACATTGCCGTAATCGGGCCCTCTGGAGTCGTCAAGTTTGACGGAAAGAACGTGCAGCTGAACGATGAGGGTCTCCCATCCCGCAAGAAACGTGAAGTGCTCCTTGAAGGTCCCTCTGGTGTGCTCTTCAAAGATGGGCAATTCAAGCCTCTTCCTCGTGGTGTGTCCATCGTTCTCTTGACTAAGTCTGGTGCCGTCTTTTCCAATGGTGATAACGTCCAGTTCAGCAAGTAA